The Streptomyces sp. ICC1 DNA window GTTGGTGGTGAAGAACGAGGCCGCGGAGACGACCGCGCCGAGGACCAGAGACACCCCCGCGACGAGGGCCACCTTGGCCGTGATCACCGCACGCCGGTCGGGGACCGCGGCGAACGTGGTGCGGATCATTCCGGTGGAGTACTCGCCGAAGACCGTGATGGCTCCGAAGGAGGCCGCGGCCAGTGCCATCACGGCGATCGCGATGGAGCCCAGGCCGTGGAACAGCGGATCGTACGCGTACACGGGCATGCCGGGCAGCGGGGACCTCGGCCGGTCTATGTACGGCAGGTCGGAGTGCACGCCGTTCACATTGGCCGCGACGGCCACGACGGCGCTGAGGGCGAGCACCCAGTACGTCGACCGGAGCGAGCGCATCTTGATCCACTCGGCGGCGAGGAGGTCGCCGAACCCGGCCGCGGATGCGGCCGCCCGCCCCGGCCGCCCCGCCCGCCCCGTACCGGGAGACGTCACCGTGCTCATCGGGCTCCTCCCGCGAGGTATTCGACGCTGTCCGCGGTGAGGGCCATGAACGCCGACTCCAAGGACGAGGCGTGGGTGGCGAGTTCGTGCAGCACGATGCCGTTCCGGTGCGCGAGGTCCCCGATCCGGGCCGCGGTCAGCCCGCCGACCCGGGCCGCCCCGTCGCCCTCCCGGCGCACCGACGCGCCCTCAGCGATCAGCAGGGGCTCCAGGGCCGCGAGGCCGGGCGTCGAGATGCTGACGCCCGGGCCGGCGTCGCGGGCCGAGAAGTCCGCCAGGCTCTCGTGGGCGATCAGCCGGCCCCGCCCGATGACGAGGAGCCGGTCGGCGGTGTGCTCCATCTCGGCCATCATGTGGCTGGAGACCAGCACGGTGCGCCCCTCGGACGCCAGCCGGCGCAGCAGCCCGCGCAGCCACAGCACGCCCTCGGGGTCCAGCCCGTTCAGCGGTTCGTCGAACAGCAGCACCGGCGGATCGCCGAGCAGGGCGCCCGCGATGCCGAGCCGCTGTTTCATCCCGAGGGAGAACCCGCCGATCCGGCGTCCCGCCGCCTTCGCCAGCCCGACCTCCGCCAGGACCTCCCCGACCCGGGCCGCCGGAATGCGGTTGCCGCGGGCCAGGGCGGACAGGTGCGCCCGCGCGCTGCGCCCGCCGTGCACGTCCTGGGCGTCGAGCAGCGCGCCGACGTGGCGCAGCCCGCGCGGGCGCCGCGAGAAGGGCACCCCGTCCACGGTGACGGACCCGCTGGTGGGGGCGTTCAGGCCCAGGATCATCCGCAGGGTGGTGGATTTGCCGGCGCCGTTCGGGCCGAGGAAGCCGGTGACTTCGCCCGGCTCCACGGTGAAGGTCAGATGGTCGACGGCGACGGCATCGCCGTACCGCTTGGTCAGTCCGGTGGATTCGATCACGGGTCCACACTGCGGGGACGGGCAGGGGGCCGGCATCGGCCCGTGGCCCACACTTGTGAACTCCGCCTGTGGCCCGGGGGATTAAGCCCGTGGGCCGATGCCCGGCCGGGAGCGCGTCGATAGGATCGGCCGATGACCGCCACTTCCCGTCCGACCCTGCTCAGACGCGTGCCGCCGGGCCTGTGGGTGGCGGCCTTCTGGTCGGCCCTCATCGCGCTGCGCATGGTCCAACGGCCGAACGAGCTGCGGCATCTGGTCGACTACCACGGCAACATCGAGGACGCGCCGCTCACGGTCACCGCCCTGGTCACGACCCTGGGGGCGCTGGTGCTGACCCGCACGCCCCTGGCGGCCGTGGGCATCGCACTGGCCGGCACCGTGTTCTCGCTCGGGATGCAGGTGCGCGAGACGCCGTTCGTCCTCTTCCTCCTGGCCGACGCGGCCGTGGGCTACACCGCGGCGACCCGCCCGCGGCGGGTCTCGGTCCTCGCCGGAGTGCTCCCGGTCGGCGTGCTGGCCGGCTACTCGGTCTGGACGCTCGTACGCGGCCAGGTCCTCAACCCCTCCGTGCCCGCCGGCCTGGCCTCGACCGTGGTCATCGCCTGGCTGATCGGCAACACGATCCATCAGAACCGGGCGCACGCGGACACCCTGCGCGCCCAGGCCACGCGGCAGGCGGTCACGGCCGAGCGGCTGCGGATCGCGCGGGAGCTGCACGACATGGTCGCGCACAACATCGGCATCATCGCCATCCAGGCCGGCGTGGGCAGCCGGGTCATGGACACCCAGCCCGCCGAGACCCGCAACGCGCTCGAGGCCATCGAGGCCACCAGCCGCGAGACCCTCGCCGGGCTGCGCCGGATGCTCGGCACCCTGCGCGCCGGCGAGCGGGAGCCCGCACCGCTGGACCCGCTGCCGGGCCTGGCCGCCCTCGGCCGACTGGTCGGCCGGACCGGGGCGGCCGGGGTCCGGGTCGACGTCCGCTGGCGGGGGGACCGGCGGGACCTGCCCCCCGACGTCGACCTGGCGGCCTTCCGCATCGTCCAGGAAGCGGTCACCAACGTGGTGCGGCATTCCGGCACCCGGGAGTGCAGCGTGACCCTCGACTACCGCGAGGACGCGCTGGCCGTCGACATCGTCGACCTCGGGTCCGGCGGCGCCGTCGCGGGCTCCGGATACGGCATCGCCGGCATGCGGGAACGCGTCGGCCTGCTCCGCGGGGAGTTCAGCGCCGGACCGGGCCCGGAAGGCGGCTTCCGGGTGGCGGCCCGGCTGCCGGCGCCCGGAGCGGGGGCCCGGTGATCCGCGTCGTCCTGGTCGACGACCAGCCCCTGATCCGTACGGGCCTCAACACAGGGGAGATCGGAGGAAACGTCAGATGTGTTTAAGGGACACGGCTACGCCTGCGTCCAGTCCAGGATGATCTTGCCGCTGCGGGCGGTCGCCGCCTCGTCGAACGCGGCCTCGAAGTCCCCGTAGGCGTAGCGGCCGGTGATGACGGGGCTGAGGTCGAGCCCGCCCTCCAGCAGCACGGTCATCGCGTACCAGGTCTCGAACATCTCGCGGCCGTAGATGCCCTTGATCGTGATCATCGAGGTGACGACCTTGGCCCAGTCGACCGCGAACTCCTGCGCCGGCAGGCCCAGCATGGCGATCCGGCCGCCGTGCGTCATGTTGTCGATCATGTCGCGCATCGCCTCGCCGCGGCCGGACATCTCCAGGCCGATGTCGAAGCCCTCGCGCAGGCCGAGCTGGGCCTGCGCGTCGGCGATCGTCGCCTTGGAGACGTCGAGCGCGAGCGTGGCGCCCGCCTTGCGGGCGATCTCGAGGCGCTCCGGGCTGACGTCGGTGATGACGACGTTGCGGGCGCCCGCGTGCCGGGCCACGGCCGCCGCCATGATCCCGATCGGGCCGGCGCCGGTGATCAGCACGTCCTCGCCGACCAGCGGGAAGGAGAGCGCGGTGTGCACCGCGTTGCCGAACGGGTCGAAGATCGCGGCGACATCGAGGTCCACCTTGGTCCGGTGCACCCAGACGTTCTGCGCGGGCAGCACCACGTACTCGGCGAAGGCGCCGTCGCGGCCGACCCCGAGACCGATCGTGCTGCGGCACAAGTGGCGGCGCCCGGCCAGGCAGTTGCGGCACCTCCCGCACACCAGGTGGCCCTCGCCGCTGACCAGCGCGCCGATCTCGATGTCGGACACGTCCGCGCCGAGCGCGGCCACCTCGCCGACGAACTCGTGGCCGAGCACGAGCGGGGTCTTGACGGCACCCTGCGCCCAGCCGTCCCACGAACGGATGTGCAGGTCCGTCCCGCAGATGCCGGTGCGCAGCACCTTGATCAGCACCTCGCCGGCGCCGTACTCGGGCTCGGGAACATCCATCAGCCACAGCCCGGGCTCGGCCTTGTGCTTGACGAGTGCCTTCATGGCGTGGCTCCAGGCATGCGGAAGCGATCGCTACGGGGCGCGGCGGCCCCGCAGCGTGCGGACGCCACCAATCTGCCGACCTGCGGGGTCATCAGTCCATCGAGGATTTCTTAAGCGGGTCCACAGGCCAGCTTCACGCCTATGCTCCTGAGGTGGCGGGCAGGGGCCGGGGAGTGGTCCGGGCCGGGAATGGGGAGGTGAGGGGCGTGCCGAGTCTGCGCAGCAGAGCGCTTTCGGTCGCGCTGATCGCGGCGGGACGGCGAAGACGGTTCGGGAGCGCGGAGGCGGTCCGTGCCCGGGTGGCGGAGCCGGCACGACGGCCGGCGTCCCATCTGCCGCCGCGCTCGCTGGGCCGGATCGCGGAGGTCTCGCGGACCTTCGTCGGAGCGTGGCCCGTGTACGACGTCTCGCCGCTGGGGGCGGAGCCGACCGCCAAGGTGCTCTACGTGCACGGCGGCGGGTACATCCACGAGTTGGTCCGGCCCCACTGGTCGTTGATCAGGAAGCTGGTCACCCAGGCCCGCGCCCGGGTCGTCGTGCCGGCGTACATCCTGGCCCCGCGCGGGACCGCCGACCGGACCGTCCCGGTCGCCGCGGACCTGCTCAGCGGCCTGATCGCGAGCGGCGGCGCGGGCGGCACGGTGCTCATCGGGGATTCCGCCGGCGCCGGGCTGGCACTGGCGGCGGCCCAGCGGCTGCGCGACCGCGACCGGACCGGGGCGCAGCCGTCCCGGATCGTGCTGATCTCGCCCTGGCTGGACGTCTCCATGAGCCACCCCGACCAGGCGGCCATCGAGGCCGGCGACCCGATGCTGGCCCGCACCGGACTGCGGGAGGCCGGGCGGCTGTACGCGGGCAACCTGGCGGCCGACGACCCGCGGGTGAGCCCGCTGCACGGGTCGTTCGCGGGGCTGGCCCCCCTGACGGTGTTCACGGGCACCCGGGACGTCCTGACGACCGACAGCCGCGAACTGCTGCGCCGGGCCCGGGCGGCCGGCGTGGAGGTGGAGTTCCACGAGGAGCCGGGGCTGCCGCACGCGTACCCGCTGCTGCCCGTCCCGGAGGGCAGGGCCGCGCGCGACCTGATCGTGGCGCTGGTGCGCAGGGCGGCGACGGAGGACTGACCGCGAGGCCGTACCGGCAGGTCACGCCACGCAGTTCATCAGGGAGCCCACCGGGGCCGTGCGGTAGCGGGCCCAGTACGTCTCGTCGCGGATCGCACACGCCGGCGGGGTCCGGGTCGGCTGCCAGGAGACGGTGGAGAAGCCGGCGTCGGCGGCGGCCTCGGCGAAGTCGGCGTGGGCCCACTCCCGGCATTCGAACGGGACCGGCGGATCGGTCTCCAGCCGGGCCCGGAGCAGGGGCGCGTCGCCGCCCGGAGCCCGCTCGACGACGCTGATCCCGTACGGCGCCCAGTCCGCGTACGGGAAGGCGCCCGGGTTCGGCACGATGGCGAGGAGCCGGCCGCCGGGGCGCAGGCTGGCGCGGACGGCGCGGAACATGGCGTGCAGGGCGGGCCTGTCGTGGGCCTGGTTGAACAGGTACACGGCGGTGGCCAGGTCGAAGGGGCCCAGTCGCGGCATCCCGGCCGCGTCATCGACCAGGACGTACTCGACCTCGGCGCCCTCGGCGCCTCCCCCGCCCTCCCGCGCCCGCCGGATGCGTTCGGGACAGTTGTCGACGCCCACCGCGCGGCGGGCTCCGCCGCTCGCCAGCAGCCGGGTGGTGGTGCCGTGCCCGCAGGCCGCGTCGAGGGTGTCGAGGCCGCGGACCCCGCCGAGGGCGTCCAGGGCCGTGCGCAGGGTGAAGGCGTCGGCGACCGAGAAGGCCACCGGGGGCGTTGACGTATCCGTGTCGTACTGCTGTCGCATGTCCGCAAGCCTGCCCGGGCGCCGGCGGCGCTGCCCGGTCCCGGGGCCGGACCTCCCCCGGACGGGGTAGGCGTTCGGGTCAGCGCGTGCGGCGTACGGGGCTCAGTGCGACCAGGACCGGCCGCGCGGCGGGGCCGGCGCCGCGGCCGGCAGCCGGGCCGGGGCCCGGGGCGCCGCCGGGGCACGCCGTGCAGGAGCGCGAGGCGGCGAGGCAGCCGCCGCAGTCGGGGGCGCCGATCTCCTCGCGCCGCAGGCGGCCCTTGCGGACCCAGTAGGCGGCGAGGTCTGCGGCCTCGGCGCGGTCGATGCCGAGCCGGTCGGCGATCTGCACGAGCCCCTCGCCGGGGGTGGCCTCCTCGAAGGCGCGCAGCAGCCTGCGCAGCATGCCGGGCCCGCCGGTCCCACCGGGCCCACCGGTCCCACCGGTCCCATCGGTCCCATCGGTCCCATCGGTCCCATCGGCCCTGCTCACCACATCAGCCTCGCGATCTGGAAGACGCCGACGGCCAGCAGCCAGGCCGCCGCCAGTTGGATGCCGAACCCGATGAGGGTCAGCCGGGTGCCGATCTCGGCCCGCTGGGCGGCCAGGGAGGCCATGCAGGGGGTGTAGGAGAGGATGAAGACGAGGAAGGCCAGCGCTGCCGCCCGCGGGTGTCCGCCGGAGGCCTGGTCGAAGGTGGCGTGCAGGCTCGTGGTGAGCTTCGGGTCTCCGTCCTCCCCCGCCGAGTAGGTCTGCGCGAGGGTGGAGACCACGCCCTCCTTGGCGATCAGCCCGGTGCCGAGCGCGGCCGTGGCGTGCCAGTCGCCGAAGCCGGCCGGGGCGACGACGGGCGCGACCGCGCGGGTCACCGTGCCGAAGACGCTGTGCTCGACGCCGACGTCGCCGAAGCCGCCGTGGCCGGCTCCGGCCGGGACGGCCATGAGCAGCCACACCCCGGCCGCGGTGGCCACGATGATGCCGCCGGCGGTGCGCAGGAAGGCGGCGAGCTTCTGCCAGACCTGGGCGCCGGTGACGCGCAGGGTGGGGAGCCGGTAGGGGGGCAGTTCCAGGACGAGCGGCTCCTCCTTCATGTCTTTGAAGAGCAGGGGCCGCAGGATCAGGCCCATGAGGACGACCAGCAGCACGGAGCCGGCGTAGAGGAAGAAGACCACCGTGCCGGAGTTCGAGCCGAAGAAGATGCCCGCGATCATCACGTAGACGGCGAGGCGGGCGGTACAGCTCATGTACGGGATGAGCAGGCCGACCAGCAGCCGGTGCGAGCGGCGGTTCAGGATCCGGGTGCCCGCGAAGGCCGGGACGTTGCAGCCGAAGCCGACGACGAGCGGCAGGAAGGCGCGGCCGGGCAACCGCAGGGCGCGCATCAGGCGGTCGGCCACGAAGGCGGCGCGGGCGAAGTAGCCGGAGTCCTCCAGCAGGGCCAGCAGCACGAACATGATGATCATCAGCGGCACGAAGGTGAGTAGCTGGCCCACTCCGCTGATCAGGCCGTCGACCAGCAGGCCGGTCAGCCAGCCGGGTGCGCGGACGGCTTCGAGGAGCCGGTCGGCGCCGCCGCTGACGGGTCCGGAGACGAAGTCGCCGAGGCCGTCCTGGAGGGGTTTGGCCAGCACGGTGGTGGCCTGGAAGACGCCCCACATCACGGCGAGGAAGAACGGGATCCCGAAGGAGCGGGACAGCAGCAGCCGGTCCACCCGGTCGGTGAGCGTGGGCCTGGCCCGCGCGGGGCGGGGCGCGGCGCGCTCGACGACGGCGTGCGCCCAGGCGTAGCGCGCCTCGGCGACGAGCAGTTCGGCGTCCGCGTCGATGTCGGCGTACGCGCCGGCCTCGGTGTTCGCGTCGGCGTGGGCCCCGGTGGCGCCTTGCGGGCCGGCTCCGGAGGCCTCGGCGAGGCGGTCCGCCGCCTGCCGGGCCCGCTCGGCGAGCGCCGCGGGGACCGCGGAGGGCCGCTCCCCGCAGAGCAGGCTCACGGCCAGCCACCGCGCGGGGTGCGGGGTCCGTCCGGAGAACTCCGCGACGAGGGTCGCCAGCTCGACGGCCACGGGTGACCCGGCCGCCCAGGCGGAGGTCCGCCCGGTCCGGTGCGACGACGGCGACAGCGGCAGCGGTACCGGCAGCAGCGGCGACGGCCCGTGGGGCCCGGCGGCCAGGGCATCGGCGACGGCGTCGGCGAGCAGGTCCAGGCCGGTGCCGGTGCGCCCCTCCACCCGTACGACCGGCAGCGCGAGCTCGCGGGCCAGCGCGTCCGGGTCCGGGGGCGTGCCGCGCCGGGCGGCCACATCGGTCATGGTGAGCGCGACGACGACGGGGAGGTCGGTGTCGAGGATCTGCGAGAGCAGGTACAGGTTGCGGGCCGGGTTCGCCGCGTCGAGGGCGAAGACCACCGCGTCGGGCCGCTCCCCCGCCGGCGCGGTCAGTACGTCGCGCACCAGCGCCTCGTCCGGGGAGTCGGGCAGCAGGCTGTAGGAGCCGGGCAGGTCGGCGACGCGCACGCGGCGGCCGCTCGGGGTGCGCCAGTCCCCCTGGGCGACGGAGACGGTCTTGCCGGGCCAGTTGCCGACGCGCTGGTGGCCGCCGGTGAGGGCGTTGAAGAGGGTCGACTTGCCGACATTGGGGTTTCCCACGAGGGCGACGACGGGGGTGCCCGCTTCGCGCTCCATCGTGGCGGTGGCCCCGCCCTCGGTACCGTGGCAGCTCATCGGGACCACCTCAGCCGGCCGGCGGTACGGGAGTCCAGCGCGACCCTGGCGTCACCGAGCCCGACGAGCAGGCCTCCGGTGGCGCCCCTCGCGATCACGGTGACGTCGGCCCCCGGCACGAAGCCGAACTCCAGGAGTCGGCGCCGGCTGCCGCCGGCCCGGCCGGGTTCGATCCCCGTGATGCGTACGGTCGTTCCGGGACGGCTGTCGTTGAGCGACGGCACCGGACCTCCTTCATCGGTCTCCTTAGGCAAACCTAAGCAGTGCGGGGAGGTCCGGGAGCCGGGCGAAGTCCCTGATCGGCAGGGACTTTCAGCCCGCCGGCCCCGGCCCCTGTCCCAGCCCCAGCCCCTGCCCCTGCCCCTGCCCGGGGTACCGCACGGAGCCGCGCAGGTCACGGCCTTCACCGACGCCATGGGGGCGGGCCTGCGCACGGCGGCCGCGGTGCTGCTGCTGGCGGCGGCCGCCGTGCTGGCGGGCTACCGGGACCGCGCCCCGGCCGGAACCGGGCAGGCGACCGGACCCGGGCCGGCGGCCTGACCTGCACGCGCGGCGCCCCGGGCGCATTCTGAAGGGGTGACGGCGAGACCGGACATCGGCGGCCCCCTCACCGACGCCACGGCCCGGGTGCTCGCGCGGGCCGCTCTCGATGCGGTGCGGGCCGCCGGCGGGTACGCGGGCGGGGTCTACCTGCGCTCCGGCACCGCGGGGCTGCTGCGGATGGCGGTCCTGACCGGGATCCCGGGGCCGCTGTTCCGCCCCTGGTGGCGGATGCACGTGAACCGCCCGTACCCCGTGGCCGAGGCGTACCGCTCGGGACAGTCCGTACACCTGCCCGACGCGGAGTCCGCGATGCGGCGCTTCCCCCAGCTGATGGCCGGGCTGCCGTTCCCCTTCGGCTCGCTGTACGAGCCGGTCGCCCGCGGGCCCGAGCGCTACGGCGTGCTGGTGGTGCTGCGCCCGGCGACCCCCGGGCTCCCGGTCGGGTCGGGCGACCGGGAGCGGCTGCGCGCGGTGGCGGCCCGGCTGGCCGGGGAGCTGTCCGATCTCGCCGCGGCCGGGGCGCCCGTGGCCTGGGAGGGTGATCCGGTGTGCGTGCCCGGCTCCGGTCCGGCGGACGAGGCGCCCGGCTCCGGGGGCGGCGCCCGCGCGGCCGTGGACCGGCTGGACCAGGCCGTCCTGTCCGTGGACCGGCAGGGCGTGATCGGGTTCGCCAACTCCGCCGCCCTCGCGGGAGCCGGGAGCCTGCTCGGAGCCGAAGGTGCCGAAGGCGCCGGACTGGTCGGGCGGATGCTGTGGGAGGCCCTGCCCTGGCTCGGCCACCCCTCCTACGAGGACCATTTCCGGGCCGTGTTCCTCGCCCCCGAGCCGGTGCGCTTCCAAGCCGCCAGGCCCGGTGCGCGCCTGCCGGAGCAGTGGCTGTCGGTGGGCCTGCACGCCGGGTCCGACGGGATCACCGTCACCATCGACGTGGCCGAACCGCCCGCGTACGCACCCGAGTCGGTGGTGCGGCCCGGACCGGGGCTCGGGTCCCCCGGTCTCGGTTCGCCCGCCGACCGGGCTTCCGCCCTGTACCGTCCGGTCGCCCTCGCGATCGCGCTGACCGAGGCGGTGACGGCCCGCCAGGTGTCGGCCGTGGTCACCGAGGAGCTCCTCCCGGCGTTCGGCGGACGCCAGTTGGCGATCTACCTGCTGGAGGAGGGCCATCTGCACCTGGCCTGGGAGACGGGCTTCCCCCAGGGCTTCCTCAACCGGTTCGACGGGGTCGCGCTGGACGTCCGGCTCCCCGGGGTGGAGACCCTCACGACGGGCCGGCCGATCTTCTTCGAGTCGATGGAGCACCTGGCCTCCGCCTACCCGGGGATCCCGCTGGACGCCCACGTCGGGGCCCGCGCGTTCCTCCCGCTGATCGCCTCCGGCAGGCCGGTCGGCTCGTGCATCCTCGGCTTCGACGCGCCGCGCGGGTTCAGCCCGGAGGAGCGTACGGTGCTCACGGCGCTGGCCGGGCTGATCGCGCAGGCCCTGGAGCGGGCGCGGCGCTACGACAGCGAGGCCGCGCTGGCCCGCGGGCTCCAGGCGGCGCTGCTGCCGCACCGGCTGCCGGTGCGCGAGCACGTGGTCACGGTGGGGCGCTACCTGCCCGGCACCGCCGGGATGGACGTGGGCGGCGACTGGTACGACGTCCTCGACGCGGGCGGCGGGCGCCTCGCGCTGGTCATCGGCGACGTACAGGGCCACGGGGTGGCGGCGGCGGCCACGATGGGCCAACTACGCAGCGCGGTGCGGGCCTTCGCCCTCAGCGGCAATACGCCGGAGCAGGTGGTGCGCGGCACCAACCGGCTGCTCATCGACCTCGACCCGGGCCAGTTCGCCAGCTGCTGCTACGTCCTGCTCGACCCCGCGACGGGCCTGGCCCTCGCCGTGCGCGCCGGACATCCCCAGCCGCTGCTGCGCCGTCCGGACGGCCGGACCGAGGTGCTGGACCTGCCGGGCGGGGTGGTGCTCGGCATCGACGCCGAGGCGGACTATCCGGTCACCCGGCTACGGATCGAGCCGGGGGCGGTGCTCGCCCTGTACACCGACGGGCTGGTGGAGATCCCGGGCACGGACATCGACGTGGGGGTGGAGCGGCTGCGGGCCGCCCTGGCGGCCGCCGGCCCCGGCCCGCTGACGGAGACGGCGGACCGGCTGGTCGGCGAGGCGGGGAACTCCGCCGACCGGCCGGACGACATCGCCCTGCTGCTGGCGTCCCGGACGGCGGGACCGGACGGGGCCCGCGCCGCGGAGGACGGGCCGGACGGGGCCCGCGCGGGGGACGGCCCGCGCGGAGCCCCGTAGGACCCGCTACTCCTAGTGCTGTGACCGGAAAGGTCCACCGGGTCGCAGCGCCCGGCACGGCACCTCGCCGCGTTGTCGGACCACCGAAGTACGTCCAGTACAAGCGGCGGCCCTCCGCCTTGCGAGGCACCGCGCCGGACACCGCGACCCGCCAAACCTTCCCGGCCACAGCACTAGCAGGACTTGCCGGCGGTCGCGCGGGCGTAGGCGTCGCCCGCGATCAGGGCGTCCGCGACCATGTCGGGGGTCACCGGGAAGGGCATGTTGTGCGTGGTCTCGCCCTCCGCCGTGGCGGCGCGCCCGATGGCGAGGAGCTCCTCGCGGTCCGGGTCGCCGAGGCCGACCTCGGCGAGGGTGGTCGGGAGGCCGACGGCGCGGCTGAACTTCAGGTAGGTGTCCAGCTCGTCGGTGGGGGCGCCCTCCAGGATCAGCTGGGCGAGGGTGCCGATGTTGACCTTCTCGCCGTGCATCATGCCGTGCGTGCGGTGGGAGACGGTCAGCCCGTTGTGGATGCCGTGGGCGGCGGCGAGGCCGCAGGATTCGAAACCGAGGCCGGAGAGCAGCGTGTTGGCCTCGGTGACCTTCTCCAGCGCCGGGGTGACCACGTGCGCCTCGGCGGCCAGACGGGCCTGGGGGCCGTACTCGATCAGGGTCTCCCAGCAGAGCCGGGCGAGGCTGAGGGAGGCCATGGTGGCGAGGCCGCCGGCCATGGCCACCCGGTTCGCGGCGACGCAGACGCGGGCCTCGTACCAGGTGGCGAGCGCGTCGCCCATGCCGGAGACGACGAAGCGGCTCGGCGCGTTCGCGACGAGCGCGGTGTCGACGAGGACGAGGTTGGGGTTGCGCCGGAAGAAGGAGTAGCGCTCGAAGGCGCCCTCCTCGGTGTAGATGACGGCGAGCGCGCTGGTCGGCGCGTCGGTGGAGGCGACGGTGGGTGCGGACACGACGGCGATGTCGCCCAGCGCGTGGCCGACGGCCTTCGCGGTGTCGATGGCGGTGCCGCCGCCGATGCCGACGATGACGTCCGCGCCGGCGGCCTGGGCGGCCGCGGCCACCCGGTCGATCTCCTTCTGCGTGCAGAGCCCGCCGAAGACCTCCTTGGTCAGCTTGACCCCGGCGGCGGTGAGCGAGTCGGTGACCGCGGTGTCGACGAAGCCCCAGACGCCCTTGTCCGCGAGGACGACGGCGTTCGTCCCGAGGTGGGCGGTGTGCTCGCCCAGGTCGTTCATCGCTCCGGCGCCCTGCACGTACTTCGGCGGGCTGATCATCATGCGCGTACCGACGGTCTTCACGTGAATCCTCCTCATTGCGAATTCATTTCCGCTTGCTTATTCATCCCTATCACGGATTTGGGCGGCTCCGGCGAAATTCACGGCCCCCTCGCGGAGGGGCCTTTCCGCGCCCGCATCCGGGACCAAGGACCCGGCCTGCCCTCCAGGTTCTCCGGGGTAACGTTCCAGCCAAGTGCCCCGGAAGCGGTGGCGGATCGGCGACGGTGCCGGGTTAATACCGTCCCGCAATTCCAATTTCCGCTCCGGCCCGGCGTTCCGTGTTTCAGGAAAGAGGCCCCCGTGAAGAAGCTCATCAATTCCCCCGAGAGCGTCGTCGCCGACGCGCTGCGCGGAATGGCCGCCGCCCACCCGGGACTCCGCGTCGAGGCGGAGAGGGGCATCGTCACGCGGGCCGGCGGGGGCCCGGCGGCCGGGCAGAGCGCCGGAAGGGTGGCGGTGCTGTCGGGCGGCGGCAGCGGGCACGAGCCCCTGCACGCCGGTTTCGTCGGGCGCGGCATGCTGGCGGCGGCCGTGGCCGGACCGGTGTTCACCTCTCCGGTTCCGGACAACATCGCGCGCGCCACCTGCGCGGTGGACGCGGGCGCCGGCGTCCTGCACGTCGTGAAGAACTACACGGGCGACATCCTCAACTTCACGATGGCCGCGGAGGACTGCGAGGACGAGGGCGTGCAGGTCGAGCAGGTCGTCGTGGACGACGACGTGGCCGTCGCCCGGACGGCGAACGGTCCGGGCCGGCGCGGCACCGGGGCCACCCTGTTCGTGGAGAAGATCGCGGGCGCGCTCGCCGAGGAGGGCGCCCCCCTCGCCGAGGTCGCCGCGGTGGCCCGCAAGGTCAACGAGAACGCGCGCAGCTACGGCGTCGCCCTGACCTCCTGCACGACCCCGGCCAAGGGCAGCCCGAACTTCACGCTCGGCGAGGACGAGATCGAGCTCGGCATCGGCATCCACGGGGAGCCCGGACGCGAGCGCCGCAAGGTGATGACCGCCGCGGAGACGGCCGAGGCGATGCTCGACGCCATCCTCGACGACCTCCCGGAGGCGGCCGGCGCGCCGGTGATCCTGCTCGTCAACGGCCTGGGCGGAACCCCGCCCGTCGAGCTGTACATCATGCGGGCGGAGGTCGAGCGGGTGCTGGACGACCGCGGGATCACCGTGGCCCGCTCGC harbors:
- a CDS encoding FeoA family protein: MPSLNDSRPGTTVRITGIEPGRAGGSRRRLLEFGFVPGADVTVIARGATGGLLVGLGDARVALDSRTAGRLRWSR
- the dhaK gene encoding dihydroxyacetone kinase subunit DhaK → MKKLINSPESVVADALRGMAAAHPGLRVEAERGIVTRAGGGPAAGQSAGRVAVLSGGGSGHEPLHAGFVGRGMLAAAVAGPVFTSPVPDNIARATCAVDAGAGVLHVVKNYTGDILNFTMAAEDCEDEGVQVEQVVVDDDVAVARTANGPGRRGTGATLFVEKIAGALAEEGAPLAEVAAVARKVNENARSYGVALTSCTTPAKGSPNFTLGEDEIELGIGIHGEPGRERRKVMTAAETAEAMLDAILDDLPEAAGAPVILLVNGLGGTPPVELYIMRAEVERVLDDRGITVARSLVGNYVTSLDMAGCTLTLCRADEELLRLWDAPVDTPSLRWGC
- the feoB gene encoding ferrous iron transport protein B → MSCHGTEGGATATMEREAGTPVVALVGNPNVGKSTLFNALTGGHQRVGNWPGKTVSVAQGDWRTPSGRRVRVADLPGSYSLLPDSPDEALVRDVLTAPAGERPDAVVFALDAANPARNLYLLSQILDTDLPVVVALTMTDVAARRGTPPDPDALARELALPVVRVEGRTGTGLDLLADAVADALAAGPHGPSPLLPVPLPLSPSSHRTGRTSAWAAGSPVAVELATLVAEFSGRTPHPARWLAVSLLCGERPSAVPAALAERARQAADRLAEASGAGPQGATGAHADANTEAGAYADIDADAELLVAEARYAWAHAVVERAAPRPARARPTLTDRVDRLLLSRSFGIPFFLAVMWGVFQATTVLAKPLQDGLGDFVSGPVSGGADRLLEAVRAPGWLTGLLVDGLISGVGQLLTFVPLMIIMFVLLALLEDSGYFARAAFVADRLMRALRLPGRAFLPLVVGFGCNVPAFAGTRILNRRSHRLLVGLLIPYMSCTARLAVYVMIAGIFFGSNSGTVVFFLYAGSVLLVVLMGLILRPLLFKDMKEEPLVLELPPYRLPTLRVTGAQVWQKLAAFLRTAGGIIVATAAGVWLLMAVPAGAGHGGFGDVGVEHSVFGTVTRAVAPVVAPAGFGDWHATAALGTGLIAKEGVVSTLAQTYSAGEDGDPKLTTSLHATFDQASGGHPRAAALAFLVFILSYTPCMASLAAQRAEIGTRLTLIGFGIQLAAAWLLAVGVFQIARLMW
- a CDS encoding SpoIIE family protein phosphatase — its product is MTARPDIGGPLTDATARVLARAALDAVRAAGGYAGGVYLRSGTAGLLRMAVLTGIPGPLFRPWWRMHVNRPYPVAEAYRSGQSVHLPDAESAMRRFPQLMAGLPFPFGSLYEPVARGPERYGVLVVLRPATPGLPVGSGDRERLRAVAARLAGELSDLAAAGAPVAWEGDPVCVPGSGPADEAPGSGGGARAAVDRLDQAVLSVDRQGVIGFANSAALAGAGSLLGAEGAEGAGLVGRMLWEALPWLGHPSYEDHFRAVFLAPEPVRFQAARPGARLPEQWLSVGLHAGSDGITVTIDVAEPPAYAPESVVRPGPGLGSPGLGSPADRASALYRPVALAIALTEAVTARQVSAVVTEELLPAFGGRQLAIYLLEEGHLHLAWETGFPQGFLNRFDGVALDVRLPGVETLTTGRPIFFESMEHLASAYPGIPLDAHVGARAFLPLIASGRPVGSCILGFDAPRGFSPEERTVLTALAGLIAQALERARRYDSEAALARGLQAALLPHRLPVREHVVTVGRYLPGTAGMDVGGDWYDVLDAGGGRLALVIGDVQGHGVAAAATMGQLRSAVRAFALSGNTPEQVVRGTNRLLIDLDPGQFASCCYVLLDPATGLALAVRAGHPQPLLRRPDGRTEVLDLPGGVVLGIDAEADYPVTRLRIEPGAVLALYTDGLVEIPGTDIDVGVERLRAALAAAGPGPLTETADRLVGEAGNSADRPDDIALLLASRTAGPDGARAAEDGPDGARAGDGPRGAP
- a CDS encoding glycerol dehydrogenase, producing MKTVGTRMMISPPKYVQGAGAMNDLGEHTAHLGTNAVVLADKGVWGFVDTAVTDSLTAAGVKLTKEVFGGLCTQKEIDRVAAAAQAAGADVIVGIGGGTAIDTAKAVGHALGDIAVVSAPTVASTDAPTSALAVIYTEEGAFERYSFFRRNPNLVLVDTALVANAPSRFVVSGMGDALATWYEARVCVAANRVAMAGGLATMASLSLARLCWETLIEYGPQARLAAEAHVVTPALEKVTEANTLLSGLGFESCGLAAAHGIHNGLTVSHRTHGMMHGEKVNIGTLAQLILEGAPTDELDTYLKFSRAVGLPTTLAEVGLGDPDREELLAIGRAATAEGETTHNMPFPVTPDMVADALIAGDAYARATAGKSC